In one Merismopedia glauca CCAP 1448/3 genomic region, the following are encoded:
- a CDS encoding restriction endonuclease, translated as MFSLTIEALCSEAAIFSAAESRHPEPLLYGVTDGKAVGTYLEQKFRLYLKGKYEFVEGNSASGIDFPGLLVDVKVTSVKQPQSSCPFKSARQKIFGLGYSLIIFVYDKADNSTSRTATLSILNTIFVSAERTADFQMTRGISSILENEGNTDDLIAFMLDRNLPVDEIEAASIADEILRRPPVQGFLTISNALQWRLQYGRVIERAGQEEGVIAVYRANL; from the coding sequence ATGTTCAGTCTGACCATAGAAGCCTTATGCTCTGAAGCAGCAATATTCTCAGCAGCCGAGTCTCGGCATCCAGAGCCTTTACTCTACGGTGTTACAGATGGTAAAGCAGTTGGAACATACCTAGAGCAAAAGTTTAGACTCTACTTAAAGGGAAAGTATGAGTTTGTAGAGGGTAATTCGGCAAGTGGAATCGATTTCCCAGGTTTGCTTGTTGATGTCAAAGTAACCAGTGTCAAACAGCCTCAGTCATCATGTCCCTTCAAATCCGCACGGCAAAAGATTTTTGGGCTTGGATACTCGCTGATTATATTTGTCTACGACAAAGCAGATAACAGCACAAGCCGCACTGCAACTTTGAGTATTTTGAATACTATATTCGTAAGTGCTGAAAGAACCGCAGATTTTCAGATGACTCGTGGGATTAGCAGTATTTTGGAGAATGAAGGAAATACAGATGACTTAATTGCATTCATGCTGGATCGAAACCTGCCTGTGGATGAAATTGAGGCGGCGAGCATAGCCGATGAAATTCTCAGAAGACCTCCAGTTCAAGGATTTTTAACCATTTCTAATGCTTTGCAATGGCGACTTCAATATGGAAGAGTAATTGAGCGTGCTGGGCAAGAAGAAGGAGTCATTGCTGTTTACAGGGCAAATCTATGA